The Deltaproteobacteria bacterium CG2_30_66_27 nucleotide sequence CCCGCCCGTCACCGCGATCCACGCCGCCAACGGCGCGGCCCCGAGGCACGCTCCGAGGATGAGGTGCGACGCCCATGTGAACCGCTTCGTGTACGAGTAGGAGAAGAGCAGGAGGAGCAGGACCGGGGTGAGCTGGAGGCAGAGCGAGTTGAGCTTCGCGGCGGAAAGGGCGAGCAGCGCCACGGACATCAGGATGAACACGCGGGCCATCGGCCGGCTCACCTGCCCCGAGGGGATCGCGCGCGCGCGCGTCCGGGGGTTCCTTGCGTCGATCTCCGCGTCCACCAGCCGGTTGAACCCCATGGCGGCGGTGCGTGCCCCCACCATCGCGAGAACGATGTAGAAGACGGTCCGGGCCGGGGGCAGCGCGTTCCGCGCGCCGAGCTCCCGGGCCGCGAGGAACATCCCCGTCAGGGCGAAGGGGAGCGCGAAGACGGTGTGCGCCACCTTGACCATGTCGAGGTAGACGCCGATGCGGCGAAAGACGCTCAGAAGCCGTACTCCTTCCACCGGCGGGTGACGAGGTCGACGATCTCCCGGGGCATCGCGATATCCCCGGGCCACTCGCGCGCAAACCCCTCCGACGCTCCTTTCCGCGTCGCGTCGATCCCCATCTTCGAGCCGTAGTGCGGGACCGGGGAGGCGTGCTCGAGGGCGTCCACGGGGCCGTCCACGATCATCGTGTCGCGGCGCGGGTCGACGTTGTTCCCGATCCGCCAGAGCGCTTCGCTCATGTCCTGGATGTTCACGTCGGAGTCGAAGATCACGACGAACTTGGAGAACATGAGCAGCCCCAGCCCCCAGACGGCGCACATCACCTTCCGCGCGTGGCCGGGGTACCGCTTGTCGATCGAGAAGAAGGCGAAGTTGTGGAAGATCCCCTCGATCGGGAGGTTCATGTCCGCCACCTCGGGGACGATCTTCCGCAGGAGCGGGAGGAAGATCCGCTCCGTCGCCTTCCCGAGGAAAACATCCTCCATCGGCGGCTTCCCGACGATCGTCGCCGGATAGATGGGATCCTTCCTGCGGGTGACGCACGTCACGTGGAAGACGGGATACCGGTCGGCGAGGGAGTAGTACCCCGTGTGGTCGCCGAAGGGGCCCTCCACCCGCAGTTCGTCGGGGTCGACGTATCCCTCGAGGATCACCTCGGCGTGCGCGGGCACCTCGAGATCGATCGTTTTGCACCGGACGAGCTCCACCGGCTCCTTCCTCAGGAAACCGGCGAACATCATCTCGTCCATGTCCTCGGGCAGCGGCGCGGAGGCGGCGTAGATCGTCGCCGGATCGCCGCCGAGGGCGACCGCCACGGGCATCCGTTCCCTCTTCCCCCGGAAGCCCCGGAAATGCTGCGCCCCCCCCTTGTGCACGTGCCAGTGCATCCCCGTGGTCGTCTCGTCGTAGACGTGCATTCGGTACATCCCGACGTTCCGGCGTCCCGTCGAAGGATCCTTCGTGAAGACCAGCGGGAGGGTGATGAACGGCCCGCCGTCGCCGGGCCATGTCTTCACCACCGGCAAGAATGACAGGGAGGGGTGGTCCACCTCGACCACCTCCTGGCACGGGGCGGAGGAGACGGTTTTCGGGACGAAGTCGGCGAGCCGCGCGAGCTTCGGGAGCATCTTGAGTTTCTCGAGGAAGTTCGTCGGGATCTCCGGTTCGATCACCTCCTGGACGCGCATCGCGATGTCGTCGAGCCGCGGTACGCCCAAGGCGAAGCACATCCGCTCCATCGTGCCGAAGAGGTTCATCGCCAGCGGCGCCGACGTTCCCCGGACGTTCTCGAAGAGGATCGCCGGCCCCCCGGCCTTCACCGCGCGATCGGCGATCTCCGCCGCCTCGAGCTCCGGGGAAACCTCGGACCGGATGCGCTTGAGCTCGCCGCGCGCTTCAAGAGCGGCGAGATAATCACGCAGGTCGCGAAACGCCATCGTCTCTCCTTTCCGTCGGAATCCGGGAATGGACCATCATAACACCGCCGCCCACACCGGCTGCCTCTCGAAGCGGTTCCCGGCGGGTTCGAAACCCCGTTTGGAAAATCGTCACCATGTATTGACCGCGCGCTAACCGCCGGGGTAGGCTTGTTCGAGGGGGATATTCGAATTGAAGAAAACATCCAGACTGTTCAAGGCGCTTTCCGACGAGACCCGCCTGCGGATCCTGAAGATGCTCGAAGCGAGGCCACTGTGCGTGTGCGAGATCCAGCACGTGCTGAAGGGGTCCCAGCCGAACGTGTCCCACCACCTGAAGACGCTCGCCGACGCGGGGCTGGTCGATTCGAAGCGGGACGGCCTATGGATCGCCTACCGGATCGCGGACACACCCGAAACCCCGCTGCACGCCGCCGCGCTGGCGCTCCTTCGCCGCTCGCTGAAAAACGACGAGCGGGTGAAGAAGGACCGGGCCGTCGTGAAAAGCGTCAACCGGATCGAGATCGCCCTCCGGAAATAGATCTCCCCGTCGGTTTGAGGGTCACCCGGGTCGCGCCCCAGCCGCCGGCTTCGGGCGGGGCGTCCGAATATCTCTCGACGAGCGGATGGCGCGCGAGGAGCGCGCGGACCGACGCCCGCTGCGCTCCCGTTCCCTTCCCGTGGATCAGGCGTACCTCCCGGTATCGTTGCCGCGCCGCCGCTTCGAGATACTCCTCCACCACAGAGACAATGTCCCGCGGCGTGAAGGTATGGAGGTCGATGCTCTCCTCCACCGGGACGCGGTGGGGAGGGGGCTCCCCGGGGGGATCCGCCCGCGTCACGACCCGGGGGAAAGGACGGACGTCACCTGGTGCAGCGACGGGACCGCCGGGGACACGAAGAGCAGCGGGGTCTGGTTCTTCTTCGCGATCTCCCGCAGTTCCTCGAAGGGGATCTTCGCGAAGCCGGCCAGGAGGATCGCGGCGGCGGCGATCCGCGCCATCGGTCCGGAAAATCCGAAGATCGACTCTTCCCGGGAGTAGCCGTCCATGGCCGATATAGTACCGCAACCGGGCGATTGCGATAAGATATCTCTCATGTCGAAAACCGTGATCCTCGGGACGGCCGGGCACATCGACCATGGGAAGAGTTCCCTCGTGCGCGTGCTGACCGGCATCGACCCCGACCGGCTGAAGGAGGAGAAGGAGCGGGGGATCACGATCGAGCTCGGGTTCGCCCGTCTCTCCCTCCCTTCGGGAACGCTCGCCGGCATCGTCGACGTGCCGGGACACGAGCGGTTCGTCCGGACGATGGTGGCCGGCGCGGCCGGGGTCGACATCGTCCTGCTCGTCGTCGCGGCGGACGAGGGGGTGATGCCTCAAACGCGCGAGCATCTCGACATCTGCCGCCTTCTCGCCGTCCGCCACGGGATCGTCGTCCTCAACAAGTGCGACAAGGCGGATGGCGAGTGGATGGACCTCCAGGAGGAGGAGATCCGCACGCTCGTCCGGGGAACGTTCCTCGAGGGCGCCCCGATCGTCCGGGTTTCCGCCGCCACGGGGCAGGGCCTTCCGGATCTGGTCGCGGCCCTCGACCGGATCGCCGCCGGGATCCCGGGGAAGGATTCGTCGGACCTGTTCCGCCTCCCCGTGGACCGCTCCTTTTCGATGAAGGGGTTCGGCACCGTGGTCACGGGAACACTGATCGGCGGAACGGTCGCGACGGGCGAGGAGGTGGCGATCCTCCCCGGGGGGACGGTCGCGAAGGTGCGCGGACTGCAGGTCCACGGCGGCCCGGTGGAACGATCGACCGCGGGGACCCGCACCGCGGTCAACCTGCAGGGGGTGGAGAAGGAGAGCGCCCCGCGCGGGTCGGTCCTGTGCCGCCCCGGGACGTTCACCCCCACGAAGTCCGCGGAAGTGTTCGTCGAGTACCTTCCGCTGGTCCCCAAGCCGCTGCGCCACCGGGGCCAGGTCTCCTTCCACGCAGGGACCTTCTCCTGCGTCGGGAGGATCCTCCTCTACGGGCAGGCCGAAATCCCGCCGGGAGGTTCGGGGTACGGCCGGGTGCTCCTCTCCGAAGAGACGGTCCTCTCGGGCGGCGACCGGTTCATCCTGCGGGGGTTCTCGCCGCTGGCGAATTTCGGCTACACCATCGGCGGCGGCGCCATCCTGCATCCGACCCCGCCCGCCCGAAGGGGAGCCGGGAAGACGCTCCCGGCGGTCCTTCCCCGGTTGCGCTCGGAAGACCCAGCGGAGCGCGTCCTGGCGACGGTGGAGGACGCCGCTGCGGCAGGCGCAACTCCCGGGGACGTGGCGGTCGTGTCCGGGATCGGGGCGGAGCGAACCCGCGAAATCGTGAAGGGGCTCGCCGCCGGGGGGAGGATCACCGAAGTTTCCGCGGCCGGAAAAATGTGGGCCCGTTCCGCCATTTCCTCCGCATCGTCCCTCTGTTCCCAGGCCCTGACGCAGCTGCACGACCGCAATCCCGAACGGGGCGGGTTCCCGCGGGAAGAGATCGCCTCCCTGTTTTCCACTCCCCCGGACCCCGGGTTCCTCTCCCTCGCCCTCGAGGGGAACGCCTCCATCTCCCGCCTGGGAGAGCTCCACTTCCTGTCGGCCCGCAAGCCGAAGGCGGTGGATCTGGGGAGCCCCCTGGCCCAAAAGGTCGCGGAGGTCATTCGCGCGGCGGGCGACACCGCGCGGGGCCGCACCGAGCTTCTGGAGGCGGTCAAGGGAATTTCGTCGGACCCGCGGGCGGTGGAGAAGGTGGTCGAAGGCCTCGCCCGCGCCGGAAAGATCGTCCGGGTGAAGGAGCTGCTCTTCGACGGGGCGGCGCTGCGGGGGATCGAGGAGAGGATCGTCGCGTTTCTCGCGAAGCGGGGCGAGATCACCGTGCCGGAGT carries:
- a CDS encoding 4-hydroxybenzoate octaprenyltransferase, producing the protein MEGVRLLSVFRRIGVYLDMVKVAHTVFALPFALTGMFLAARELGARNALPPARTVFYIVLAMVGARTAAMGFNRLVDAEIDARNPRTRARAIPSGQVSRPMARVFILMSVALLALSAAKLNSLCLQLTPVLLLLLFSYSYTKRFTWASHLILGACLGAAPLAAWIAVTGGADARVLWLCLAVLFWVGGFDVLYALQDIDFDRREGLHSIPRSLGVGPSLWVARAFHLAMAGFLLVGYHVFGLGGWYLAGLALCAAVLGYEHAIVRKDDLSRLNMAFFNLNGVVSIAFCLFTWLDLVLGGRP
- a CDS encoding menaquinone biosynthesis decarboxylase; its protein translation is MAFRDLRDYLAALEARGELKRIRSEVSPELEAAEIADRAVKAGGPAILFENVRGTSAPLAMNLFGTMERMCFALGVPRLDDIAMRVQEVIEPEIPTNFLEKLKMLPKLARLADFVPKTVSSAPCQEVVEVDHPSLSFLPVVKTWPGDGGPFITLPLVFTKDPSTGRRNVGMYRMHVYDETTTGMHWHVHKGGAQHFRGFRGKRERMPVAVALGGDPATIYAASAPLPEDMDEMMFAGFLRKEPVELVRCKTIDLEVPAHAEVILEGYVDPDELRVEGPFGDHTGYYSLADRYPVFHVTCVTRRKDPIYPATIVGKPPMEDVFLGKATERIFLPLLRKIVPEVADMNLPIEGIFHNFAFFSIDKRYPGHARKVMCAVWGLGLLMFSKFVVIFDSDVNIQDMSEALWRIGNNVDPRRDTMIVDGPVDALEHASPVPHYGSKMGIDATRKGASEGFAREWPGDIAMPREIVDLVTRRWKEYGF
- a CDS encoding selenocysteine-specific translation elongation factor, with translation MSKTVILGTAGHIDHGKSSLVRVLTGIDPDRLKEEKERGITIELGFARLSLPSGTLAGIVDVPGHERFVRTMVAGAAGVDIVLLVVAADEGVMPQTREHLDICRLLAVRHGIVVLNKCDKADGEWMDLQEEEIRTLVRGTFLEGAPIVRVSAATGQGLPDLVAALDRIAAGIPGKDSSDLFRLPVDRSFSMKGFGTVVTGTLIGGTVATGEEVAILPGGTVAKVRGLQVHGGPVERSTAGTRTAVNLQGVEKESAPRGSVLCRPGTFTPTKSAEVFVEYLPLVPKPLRHRGQVSFHAGTFSCVGRILLYGQAEIPPGGSGYGRVLLSEETVLSGGDRFILRGFSPLANFGYTIGGGAILHPTPPARRGAGKTLPAVLPRLRSEDPAERVLATVEDAAAAGATPGDVAVVSGIGAERTREIVKGLAAGGRITEVSAAGKMWARSAISSASSLCSQALTQLHDRNPERGGFPREEIASLFSTPPDPGFLSLALEGNASISRLGELHFLSARKPKAVDLGSPLAQKVAEVIRAAGDTARGRTELLEAVKGISSDPRAVEKVVEGLARAGKIVRVKELLFDGAALRGIEERIVAFLAKRGEITVPEFKEMTGLSRKYIIPLLEHFDATKVTLRVGDKRVLRKK